In a genomic window of Pontibacter liquoris:
- the rpmI gene encoding 50S ribosomal protein L35, whose protein sequence is MPKVKTKSGAKKRFSLTGTGKIKRKHAYKSHILTKKTTKQKRSLTHTGLVSSADTNRVKLMLQI, encoded by the coding sequence ATGCCTAAAGTAAAAACCAAATCTGGTGCAAAGAAGCGTTTTTCTTTGACAGGTACTGGCAAAATTAAGCGTAAGCACGCTTACAAAAGCCACATCCTGACCAAGAAGACAACAAAACAGAAGCGTAGCCTGACGCACACTGGCCTTGTTAGCTCTGCTGACACGAACAGAGTGAAGCTGATGCTTCAAATCTAA
- a CDS encoding tetratricopeptide repeat protein produces MGRFTRLLVLLLTIITMAACRQEEGEKERMVNLQKIQDNPEAQLRNLNAAIANARRDGSLYARRAVVLLRKGELNKALQDADEAIRLTKSEPLTLFVKAQVLRAMGRRDEALPLALQAERNAYQSASLYVLLGELYLQQRKYEQATYYIGKAQELAPGNEFAYYYRGRIQEATGDTSSAVHNYKLALKQMPQFMEAQRELTGILVARKDFEGAKPYLQSAARLAPDDALLLYYQGVLYQVAQKPDSAQLYFAHAVALNDTLQEAHYFIGLRQYAKGDGEGALAHLLKAGKKYKDQPRYLAALGASYERAGQPFQALATYQRLVQVDPRYTYAYQAIARIKYKLQRGITTDSTVVTPVTIEE; encoded by the coding sequence ATGGGGCGTTTTACGCGTTTGCTGGTACTGCTGCTCACCATTATTACAATGGCTGCCTGCCGGCAGGAGGAAGGAGAAAAGGAGCGGATGGTGAACCTGCAAAAGATACAGGACAATCCTGAAGCGCAGCTCCGGAACCTCAATGCCGCCATTGCCAACGCCCGACGCGATGGCAGCCTGTATGCGCGGCGCGCTGTGGTGCTGCTGCGCAAAGGAGAATTGAACAAAGCCCTGCAGGACGCTGATGAGGCGATCCGGCTGACGAAAAGCGAGCCATTAACACTCTTTGTAAAAGCCCAGGTACTGCGGGCAATGGGCCGGCGGGACGAAGCCCTGCCATTGGCGCTGCAGGCCGAGCGCAATGCATACCAGAGTGCTTCGCTCTATGTGTTGCTGGGGGAACTATACCTGCAGCAACGCAAGTATGAGCAGGCAACTTATTATATCGGTAAGGCGCAGGAGCTTGCACCTGGCAATGAGTTTGCCTACTATTACCGGGGCAGGATACAGGAAGCTACCGGCGATACAAGCAGTGCCGTGCACAACTATAAACTGGCTTTAAAGCAAATGCCCCAGTTCATGGAAGCACAGCGCGAGTTAACAGGTATTCTGGTGGCCCGTAAAGATTTTGAAGGGGCAAAGCCCTACCTGCAAAGTGCAGCACGACTGGCACCAGACGATGCCTTGTTGCTGTATTACCAGGGAGTGCTATACCAGGTGGCGCAGAAGCCCGACAGTGCCCAGTTATACTTTGCCCACGCCGTGGCGTTGAACGACACGCTGCAGGAGGCCCATTATTTTATTGGCTTGCGGCAGTATGCGAAAGGAGACGGTGAAGGCGCTCTGGCCCATTTGCTGAAAGCCGGGAAGAAGTATAAAGATCAGCCGCGGTACCTGGCGGCCCTTGGTGCGAGTTATGAGCGAGCCGGGCAGCCTTTTCAGGCCTTGGCCACTTACCAGCGCCTGGTGCAGGTAGATCCCAGGTATACGTACGCTTACCAGGCTATTGCCCGGATCAAGTATAAATTACAGCGGGGCATCACAACGGACAGTACCGTAGTGACCCCGGTAACAATTGAAGAATAA
- a CDS encoding DNA gyrase/topoisomerase IV subunit A, with protein MHNDELNNEEIEREDEQEVTFTDGEEEVIHNITPVSGLYETWFLDYASYVILERAVPAIEDGLKPVQRRILHAMKEMDDGRFNKVANVIGQTMQYHPHGDASIGDAMVNLGQKDLLIETQGNWGDVRTGDSAAAPRYIEARLSKFALDVVFNPQTTLWQLSYDGRKNEPVTLPVKFPLLLAQGVEGIAVGLSTKIMPHNFKELLKGSIDVLKGRSTMLLPDFPNGGLVDVTNYNAGMRGGRIRVRATIEKVDKTMLIIRDVPYGITTTGLMESIVKASENNKIKIKKVVDNTAADVEIQVQLPPGVSPDLTMDALYAFTDCEVSISPNTCVIIDDKPHFLNVDELLRISTFKTVDLLKRELEIRKAELEDKWHHSSLEKIFIENRIYRDIEECETWEAVLQAIDKGLDPYKHLLRREVSEDDIVRLTEIRIKRISKYDSFKADEYIRKLEDEMAEVDDNLANLIRYAIGYFEGLLKKYGQGRDRKTQIKTFDVITAQKVAIANQKLYMNAKDGFIGTGLRKDEFVCDCSDMDDIIVFRKDGKFTVTKVADKTFVGKDIIMASVYNKNDEHMVYNMIYVDGKSGISFAKRFAVKSITRDKEYDLTKGEKNSKVHYLTANPNSESEVVSITLAPQAAARNKQFDFDFAELMIKGKGSNGNIITKHAIKKVVQKSRGDSTLGGREIFYDEVIGRLNTEGRGRYLGSFNTDDTILVIYEDGSYEQTTFDLANHYTVEKIKVLQKYDPELVVSAIYYEGENKTYYVKRFRIETSTIGKRFTFIPETKNSRLEAVSTHPEPLAEIRFKRDRKSEKETEKLLLSEFIDVKGWKAMGNKLNYHKILEVEVPRQEVVVQEQDAGRSRKAAAPKKATAGLPAELKELAEEAARASGTQLLGSEDVDSDTHPDSEKKALKEKKQLNLF; from the coding sequence ATGCATAACGACGAGCTCAACAACGAAGAAATAGAAAGAGAAGACGAGCAGGAAGTTACGTTCACGGATGGCGAAGAAGAAGTCATCCATAACATTACGCCTGTTTCCGGACTTTACGAAACCTGGTTCCTCGACTATGCTTCATATGTGATTCTGGAGCGGGCGGTTCCTGCTATTGAGGACGGCTTAAAGCCGGTGCAGCGCCGCATTCTGCATGCCATGAAAGAGATGGACGATGGACGCTTTAACAAAGTGGCCAACGTGATCGGGCAAACTATGCAGTACCACCCGCACGGCGATGCTTCGATCGGTGATGCGATGGTGAACCTGGGTCAGAAAGATTTGCTCATCGAAACGCAAGGTAACTGGGGCGACGTGCGCACCGGCGACAGTGCGGCAGCCCCCCGATATATTGAGGCGCGCCTTTCCAAGTTTGCGCTGGATGTGGTGTTCAACCCACAGACCACGCTGTGGCAGCTGAGCTACGATGGCCGTAAAAATGAGCCGGTAACCTTGCCGGTAAAGTTCCCGCTGCTGCTGGCGCAGGGCGTGGAAGGTATTGCCGTAGGCTTGTCGACCAAGATCATGCCGCACAACTTCAAAGAGCTGCTGAAAGGTTCTATTGATGTGCTGAAAGGCCGTAGCACCATGCTTTTACCGGACTTCCCAAATGGCGGACTGGTAGATGTGACCAACTACAATGCCGGCATGCGTGGCGGCAGGATCCGGGTGCGCGCCACCATCGAGAAGGTAGACAAGACCATGCTCATCATCCGCGACGTGCCCTACGGCATCACCACGACGGGGTTGATGGAGTCGATCGTGAAAGCGAGCGAGAACAATAAGATTAAGATCAAAAAGGTAGTGGATAATACCGCTGCGGATGTGGAGATACAGGTGCAGCTGCCGCCGGGCGTATCGCCTGACCTGACCATGGACGCGCTGTATGCCTTCACTGACTGCGAAGTATCCATCTCGCCGAACACCTGCGTGATTATCGACGACAAGCCGCACTTTTTGAATGTGGATGAGCTCCTGCGCATCTCTACGTTTAAAACAGTAGACCTGCTCAAGCGCGAGCTGGAAATCCGCAAAGCGGAGCTGGAAGACAAGTGGCATCATTCCTCCCTGGAAAAGATCTTTATCGAGAACCGCATTTACCGCGACATCGAAGAGTGCGAAACCTGGGAGGCCGTGCTGCAGGCCATCGACAAAGGCCTGGATCCTTACAAGCACCTGCTGCGCCGCGAAGTGTCGGAAGACGATATTGTACGCCTGACCGAAATCCGCATCAAGCGCATTTCCAAGTATGACTCCTTCAAAGCCGACGAGTATATCCGCAAGCTGGAAGATGAGATGGCCGAAGTGGATGATAACCTGGCGAACCTGATCCGCTATGCGATCGGCTACTTTGAAGGCTTGCTGAAGAAGTATGGCCAGGGCCGTGACCGCAAGACGCAGATCAAAACCTTTGATGTGATCACGGCGCAGAAAGTGGCTATTGCCAACCAGAAGCTCTACATGAATGCCAAAGATGGTTTTATCGGAACAGGCCTGCGCAAAGACGAGTTTGTGTGCGACTGCTCGGATATGGACGATATCATTGTGTTCCGCAAAGACGGTAAGTTCACGGTGACCAAAGTGGCCGATAAGACGTTTGTGGGCAAAGACATTATCATGGCCAGCGTTTATAATAAGAACGACGAGCACATGGTCTACAACATGATCTATGTGGATGGCAAGTCCGGTATTTCGTTTGCCAAGCGTTTTGCTGTGAAGTCCATTACCCGCGACAAGGAGTATGATCTGACCAAGGGCGAGAAGAATTCCAAAGTACATTACCTGACCGCTAACCCCAACTCCGAGTCGGAGGTGGTAAGTATAACGCTGGCGCCGCAGGCCGCTGCCCGCAACAAGCAGTTTGATTTTGACTTTGCCGAGCTGATGATCAAAGGCAAGGGCTCGAACGGCAACATTATTACGAAGCATGCCATCAAGAAAGTGGTGCAGAAAAGCCGTGGCGATTCTACCCTAGGCGGACGCGAGATCTTCTACGACGAGGTGATCGGAAGGCTCAATACCGAAGGCCGGGGCCGTTACCTGGGCTCGTTCAACACCGACGATACAATTCTGGTGATCTACGAAGACGGCAGCTACGAGCAAACCACCTTTGACCTGGCTAACCACTACACCGTGGAGAAGATTAAGGTGCTGCAGAAGTATGATCCGGAGCTGGTGGTTTCGGCTATTTATTACGAGGGGGAAAATAAAACCTACTATGTGAAGCGTTTCAGGATAGAGACCTCCACCATAGGGAAGAGGTTTACCTTTATCCCGGAAACGAAAAACTCGCGTTTGGAAGCCGTATCGACCCATCCTGAACCGTTGGCAGAGATCCGGTTCAAGCGCGATCGTAAAAGCGAAAAGGAAACAGAGAAGCTGCTGCTGAGCGAGTTTATCGACGTGAAAGGCTGGAAGGCCATGGGGAATAAGCTCAACTACCACAAGATACTGGAAGTGGAGGTGCCCCGGCAGGAAGTGGTGGTACAGGAGCAGGATGCTGGCAGAAGCCGCAAGGCCGCTGCGCCGAAGAAAGCTACTGCCGGCTTACCTGCTGAGTTAAAGGAACTTGCAGAAGAAGCGGCCCGGGCCAGCGGCACTCAACTTCTTGGCTCGGAAGACGTAGACAGTGATACTCACCCTGACAGCGAAAAAAAGGCTTTAAAAGAGAAAAAGCAGCTTAATCTGTTCTAA
- a CDS encoding tetratricopeptide repeat protein, whose translation MLCGSAPAVMADGAATEHEQMLNRAGKLLVAYKDSEALALYEQVLKTDADNYEALCKASYLHCRIGDRYTDETSKSDHFEQARNLALRAYALAPEDAEANYVMALALGSSAMIAGPKQRLATIYQVKPFIDKALACDNQHAGAWYILGRWYFKVANLNIAEQAAAKVFFGGIEEKPTNQDAADALTNAIRYNPDNIRYYYDLACVYEEMKDKEACIHTLQQALTVNLETKDELELSRRCKIMMQEVYAKK comes from the coding sequence ATGCTCTGTGGAAGTGCGCCTGCCGTAATGGCAGATGGCGCTGCCACTGAGCATGAGCAGATGCTTAACCGGGCTGGTAAGTTGTTGGTAGCCTACAAAGACAGTGAAGCGCTGGCCCTGTATGAGCAGGTGTTAAAAACCGACGCTGACAATTACGAAGCGCTTTGCAAGGCCAGTTACCTGCACTGCCGCATTGGCGACCGATATACCGACGAAACAAGCAAGTCAGACCATTTTGAGCAGGCGCGTAACCTGGCGCTACGGGCATATGCCCTGGCCCCGGAAGATGCGGAAGCGAATTATGTGATGGCACTTGCACTGGGAAGCTCCGCCATGATTGCCGGCCCAAAACAGCGCCTGGCCACTATTTACCAGGTAAAACCGTTTATAGACAAGGCCCTGGCCTGTGACAACCAGCATGCGGGAGCATGGTATATTTTGGGGCGGTGGTATTTTAAAGTGGCTAACCTGAATATTGCCGAACAGGCTGCTGCCAAAGTTTTCTTTGGAGGCATAGAGGAGAAGCCAACTAACCAGGATGCGGCGGATGCCCTGACCAATGCCATCAGGTATAACCCGGATAATATCCGCTATTATTATGACCTGGCTTGTGTTTATGAAGAAATGAAAGATAAGGAAGCCTGTATTCATACGCTTCAGCAAGCGCTCACGGTAAACCTGGAAACGAAGGATGAACTGGAACTGAGCAGGCGTTGTAAAATCATGATGCAGGAGGTATACGCTAAAAAGTAG
- the thrS gene encoding threonine--tRNA ligase — translation MINITLPDGSERQYEKGVTSLEIAQSISEGLARNVLAAKVNDTVVDLSRPINEDATVQLLTWNDDLGKNAFWHSSAHLLAEALEELYPGVKFGIGPPVENGFYYDVDLGDRQFSQDDFAKVEQKMLELARNKSEFRRREVSKAEATDFFTQKGDEYKLDLIKDLADGTISFYEQGNFTDLCRGPHIPNTGFIKAAKLMNVAGAYWRGDETRKQLTRIYGVTFPKQKELTEYLERLEEAKKRDHRKLGKELELFAFSEKVGMGLPLWLPKGTLLRERLEQFMRKAQMRAGYQPVVTPHIASKELYVTSGHYEKYGADSFQPIKTPNEGEEFFLKPMNCPHHCEIYKVRPRSYKELPVRLAEFGTVYRYEQSGELHGLTRVRGFTQDDAHIFCRPDQVKEEFTKVIDLVLYVFKALGFEDYTAQISLRDPQNKAKYIGSDEAWEKAESAIIEAADEKGLRTVTELGEAAFYGPKLDFMVRDAIGRKWQLGTIQVDYNLPERFQLEYIGADNAKHRPVMIHRAPFGSLERFVAVLIEHCGGNFPLWLSPEQFAILPISEKYQEFAQQVNDLLQLEDIRGSVDNRDEKIGRKIRDAEVRKVSYMLIVGEKEQETNSVSVRRHGEGDLGTMPVAEFISMFKEKIAAMLNN, via the coding sequence ATGATCAATATCACACTGCCCGACGGCTCTGAACGCCAGTATGAAAAAGGCGTGACAAGTCTTGAGATTGCACAAAGTATCAGCGAAGGATTGGCGCGCAATGTGCTTGCTGCCAAAGTAAACGACACGGTCGTGGATCTTTCGCGCCCGATAAACGAAGATGCGACGGTGCAGCTGCTCACCTGGAACGATGACCTGGGGAAAAATGCCTTCTGGCACTCGTCGGCGCACTTGCTGGCCGAGGCCTTGGAAGAATTGTATCCGGGCGTAAAGTTCGGCATCGGCCCTCCCGTAGAGAACGGTTTTTATTACGATGTGGACCTGGGAGACCGGCAGTTCTCGCAGGATGACTTTGCGAAAGTAGAACAGAAGATGCTGGAACTGGCCCGTAATAAAAGCGAGTTCCGCCGCCGCGAAGTTTCGAAAGCCGAAGCCACCGATTTCTTTACCCAAAAAGGCGACGAGTATAAGCTGGACCTGATCAAGGACTTGGCCGATGGCACGATCTCTTTTTATGAGCAGGGCAACTTTACAGACCTGTGCCGCGGGCCGCATATCCCAAATACGGGCTTTATCAAAGCGGCTAAACTGATGAACGTGGCGGGAGCGTACTGGCGAGGAGACGAAACCAGAAAGCAGCTCACACGCATCTATGGTGTTACCTTCCCCAAGCAAAAGGAGCTGACCGAGTACCTGGAGCGGCTGGAAGAAGCCAAGAAACGCGATCACCGTAAGCTGGGCAAAGAACTTGAACTGTTCGCCTTCTCCGAGAAAGTAGGCATGGGTCTGCCGCTGTGGTTGCCCAAAGGCACGCTGCTGCGCGAGCGCCTGGAGCAGTTCATGCGCAAGGCCCAGATGCGCGCCGGCTACCAGCCGGTGGTTACGCCGCACATTGCCAGCAAGGAACTTTATGTTACGTCCGGGCATTATGAAAAGTATGGCGCCGATTCTTTCCAGCCGATCAAAACGCCGAATGAAGGGGAGGAGTTCTTTCTTAAGCCGATGAACTGCCCTCACCACTGCGAGATCTACAAAGTGCGCCCACGCTCTTACAAAGAGCTGCCGGTGCGTCTGGCGGAATTCGGTACTGTTTACAGGTATGAGCAAAGTGGTGAGCTGCATGGCCTAACCCGCGTGCGGGGCTTTACGCAGGACGATGCCCACATCTTCTGCCGTCCTGACCAGGTAAAGGAGGAGTTCACCAAGGTGATCGACTTGGTACTGTATGTGTTTAAAGCGCTTGGTTTTGAAGATTATACGGCTCAGATCTCGTTGCGCGACCCGCAGAACAAAGCCAAGTATATTGGCTCGGATGAAGCCTGGGAGAAAGCTGAAAGCGCCATTATTGAGGCTGCCGATGAGAAAGGCCTGCGCACTGTAACCGAATTGGGCGAAGCTGCGTTTTATGGTCCCAAGCTCGACTTCATGGTGCGGGATGCCATCGGCCGTAAGTGGCAGCTGGGCACGATACAGGTAGATTATAACCTGCCCGAACGTTTCCAGTTGGAATATATCGGCGCAGATAATGCCAAGCATCGCCCGGTGATGATCCACCGTGCACCATTTGGGTCGCTGGAGCGTTTCGTAGCCGTGCTCATCGAGCATTGCGGCGGCAACTTCCCGCTGTGGCTTAGCCCGGAGCAGTTTGCTATACTTCCTATTTCAGAGAAGTACCAGGAATTTGCCCAGCAGGTGAATGATTTGCTGCAGCTGGAGGACATCCGCGGCTCAGTGGACAACCGCGATGAGAAGATTGGCCGTAAAATCCGTGACGCGGAAGTGCGCAAAGTGTCTTATATGCTGATCGTAGGCGAGAAGGAGCAGGAGACAAATTCTGTTTCGGTGCGCCGCCACGGCGAAGGAGACCTGGGCACCATGCCGGTAGCGGAATTTATCAGTATGTTCAAGGAGAAAATAGCGGCAATGCTGAACAATTAG
- the infC gene encoding translation initiation factor IF-3 has translation MEEPYKVNDKITAREVRLVGDNVEQGVFGYRAAQQMANEQNLDLVEISPTANPPVCRIIDYSKFKYEQKKKTREMKAKAQKVVIKEIRFGPNTDDHDFEFKLKHAKGFLESGFKVKSYVHFVGRSIVFKERGEILLLKFAQALEDVAKVEQLPKLEGKRMFLILTPKAAAPAKK, from the coding sequence GTGGAGGAGCCATACAAAGTCAATGATAAGATCACGGCCCGAGAAGTAAGGCTTGTGGGTGACAATGTAGAGCAGGGAGTGTTCGGATACAGAGCAGCCCAGCAAATGGCCAATGAGCAGAATCTTGACTTAGTTGAGATTTCTCCAACAGCTAACCCGCCCGTATGTCGCATCATCGACTACTCGAAATTTAAGTACGAGCAGAAGAAGAAAACGCGCGAGATGAAGGCGAAAGCTCAGAAGGTAGTGATCAAGGAGATTCGTTTCGGTCCGAACACGGATGATCACGATTTTGAGTTTAAGCTGAAGCATGCCAAAGGCTTTCTGGAAAGCGGTTTTAAGGTGAAATCCTACGTGCATTTTGTAGGCCGCAGCATTGTGTTTAAGGAGCGGGGCGAGATCCTGTTGCTTAAGTTTGCCCAGGCCCTGGAAGATGTAGCAAAGGTAGAGCAACTGCCCAAACTGGAAGGTAAGCGCATGTTCCTGATCCTGACGCCAAAAGCGGCAGCGCCGGCAAAAAAGTAA